The genomic stretch ATAGGCATCATAACATTAAATGATAAGCAAATCCAAGGAAACAAGCTAAGCCAAAACTTCATAACTAGCTTATCAAATAGTAGTGATAACAACAGAAGAGCGAGGATGATGGGCTTCAAACAGCTCAATCAAGCATTTACTCATAGATCCACGAGTGGAGGCTGCTCTCCCAGTTAACGGGAGCTTCGGGGAACCACAGTGCAATTTCCTTCCTTGCACTCTCAACTGAATCGCTTCCGTGAATGACATTCCTGCAAAAAGTTAATCTCATGTGTCACTAATccaagttaaaataaaattaatcatttttcaGGTTCCATTTCTTCATAACATTTCAGTTTCACAAGTCCAAACAATTCCTCAAGAAGACTTTCAAAAGACGAAGAAAACTAAGCATTTTTTACATGATATGAGCTAACAAGTAACAACCCATGTTGCGAAAACCTTCTAAACCCAGAAAAACAACACAAAGCCATTTATGGCTACATGATATGACTATAACACCAAGATTGCCCAATACTACAAGCAAAGGACACAAACCCTGGTATCATACAAAGTCCATcagtaaaaggaaaaatgaagtTACCTGCCAATTTCAACTGCAAAATCACCACGAATGGTTCCAGGGGCAGAGTCCGAGGGGTTTGTGGCTCCAATAATCTTTCGGCCAGTTGTCACAACATTCTTACCCTCCCAAATCGTAGCAACAACAGGACCAGATATAATGTAGTCAACCAACCCATTGAAAAAGGGCTTTGCAGACAGGTCAGCATAGTGCCTCTCAGCAAAAGAACGGTCCACAGATATGAGCTTCAAACCTAAACACAAGTCACACATACTCAATACAGACCAAGAAAGGTTTCTATTTACCAGCTAGTTTTAAGTCATACTCAGAGTAGGCCATAATGTTTTCAATGAAATTCAGACTAGTTAAGCAGTTATGAAATTTAGAAGAATAAGCCATCTAAATATTCTTTAATCTAATCACAATGGAGAGATTATACTAGATTATACTAGTTTAGattatacttatcaaaaaaagattatactagtttacattttttttttgataagtaataacgaGTCTTATTAAAAGAGTAAAGCGCCCtaagtacacagggagtatacaaaaggatcacctaacttgaatataatttttttttttttttaatgttttagtttCCCCTTTActtaaaagaagagagaatttggAAATTCCAATGAAAATTCATCTAGAAACATGAGTATTTATTATTGAACTTTATAGGAGTAGGCCGTACAAGATGAAACTTGCATTTCAGACTAAAATTGGGGGTATAAAATTTCCTTAAACAAATCATCTATTGGAAACCATTACAGATAAAGTTGAGCACATGTTGCAGCCAACTCATAACTATCGCAGCTCATGTTATAGGATCAACTGTTAAAAAGATATTACCTTTCAAATAGAAGCCCTTCTTCTCAAACCTGCTAATGATCTCACCAACCTGAAACATAGATTAAATGCTTCAATAAAACTGACCCCTATTGCCGTCACCAGCAATTGCACACTGAAAATGAAATACAAGTATTCAAATAACAATTTACAATCTTGGTTTCGAGCAGATAAAAGTTGCCAGCTCAACTAAGCAAAACTAGTTGTATGACGGACTAATCTGATTAGATTTTCAGTTATTTTCCTCCCGTTTCTCATAAACCAAACACTTAGATCTACAAACACCACCTCACATAACAAACGAAATCCCACAAACCCAATTCAGTTTCAATCGAAAACCTGCAAGTTCTggtttcagaaaaaaaaaaaaaaaaaaccacaactttcctttcctttcctacACTTTCGCTTCAGCCAAACACAAAATCCATACAGATagtaaaaagaaattgaactttcaaataaaaaagaaaaaacccacgTACCAAGCCCCTCTGGACACCATCGGGCTTGATCATGATGAAGGTCTGCTCCATCGTTCTCGCTGTGAAGTATTTTCCTGTTAAAACTCTTGAAAATAAGGGAGAGAGTGACGATATGATTGAAAGAAGGAGAGAAGGGGTACTATATATATGGCTGAAAACAAAACCCTAGCCCTAAGTGCAAGAGAATATTCGCTTAAGACccgtttggtttttttttttttttaatcatgagttcaatcttaaaattttttatcttcattAACTTTATTCGGATTGAGATCCTTTTGGTGTTGGATGGGGTCCAATGCCATTTTTTTCAACCGTTCATTTGACAGCAAAATAACACCAACGGCCCCGATTATGACagcaaaattaaaacaaaaacataccACTGAAAAAGACAAAGGGTCGAACCATATCATTTGTCCGAAATGAGGTATTCCCAAGAGGTAACTTAATCGGCTGGAActacgcctaataaagcggaagtcactagttcgactTCTCATCCCCCTCTTATAcggacatgtaaaaataaaaaaataaaaaaaaaacttatgtagagaggttgcacaaaaggtgaGTTTTGTGTCATCAATCAAAATGTGACACTTAAGCCAATCTTactaaacttaagttttttttaaaaaaaaaacacaactacACCAGATTATATCACATacgagaaaaaaacaaaacttaaaaaattaaataaaattgaaggggtggctgcGAAGTCGAACCATTCTCTTAGTTAAAAGGTGATTCTGTGATCACCCTCAAATGGTAGTTCAAGAGTGACGCGATCATTCCGTATGAGAATTATGGATGACGTGACCATCGTAATGAGAATCGGGAGTGGTTGTAACCATCACCGATTGATTGAAACGTTGGGGTAGCCCCAATTGTCTTAAAATTGTCATATTGGGTGGCTGAACCAACTCATTGGCCAAAAGGGTGGCTTAATCACTCAAGAACCATTCAAAGTAGTAACAACCTTAATGGACTCTAAAGgccagtatttttttttaaaaaaaaaaaaaaaaaaaattcactctttttgGGGCATTATagcattataattttaaatggccagccaaaaaaaatgtaattgcatccatGGAATAACTCATATGTCAATTCACTTTGTTctatcagtttttttttattttttattttttagccaACTTTATTCTCTCGGTGATAGAACACATGGCCttgttataattatttttcGGATAGCAGCTATcttttcttcagaaaaaaaaaaagaaagaaagtatttttcggataagtaaaagaaaaaaaaaaaagaattaaacatcaaagaatatttattaaaaaaatattattttctgaacaaatctttttttttttttttttttcttttgaaggatGAGTactgatttattttattttatttttattttatggtgaGAAAGAATATTCAAGGTTTTCAACTTGATTATTTTAGCCTTATTATTCAGATATTCTATTTCTCTCACAAAGTTGGATGCTTTCTAATAAGTTATTTTGATAATCTAAAAGACGAACTAAAGTAGGGATAACCTATTTAATTAGTGGTAGTCCAAATGGTAACCGCATCCTCCTTAAAAACATAATATTCTAATTTAAAGTAAAGCAGATAAGAATGGCATTACAtacttttcttttactttttgttttataacgGCATAACATActtatttgttcaaataaataagtaaaaaaaaaaaaaacttatttatttgttcaaGGTTTACTTCTATGGTTTCTTTTTCCTATGTTTTAAACcaacattttcttttgtttattcaaTCATTCGAGTTTGGGTCTGATACGTATCCATATACCTTACTAGGACAaggaattttacaaaaatatatatatatatat from Corylus avellana chromosome ca1, CavTom2PMs-1.0 encodes the following:
- the LOC132167703 gene encoding nucleoside diphosphate kinase 1; translated protein: MEQTFIMIKPDGVQRGLVGEIISRFEKKGFYLKGLKLISVDRSFAERHYADLSAKPFFNGLVDYIISGPVVATIWEGKNVVTTGRKIIGATNPSDSAPGTIRGDFAVEIGRNVIHGSDSVESARKEIALWFPEAPVNWESSLHSWIYE